One Miscanthus floridulus cultivar M001 chromosome 11, ASM1932011v1, whole genome shotgun sequence DNA window includes the following coding sequences:
- the LOC136494329 gene encoding peroxisomal membrane protein 11-4-like yields the protein MSTGDTLDKLVVFLAKRDGIDKLVKTFQYVSKLAHWGAESSSLPELAQRAKSWETASGLSRKAFRSGRFLTGFNALRRGPPPPGDEFGALAVLANAGEMVYFFFDHFAWLSRVGVLEPWLARRASYVSSFGEAVGYVFFVAMDLIMIRRGLRRERKLLRERDGGGRDAEKEVRKIRTDRVMRLMATAANVADLVIAVAETDPNPFCNHAVTLGISGLVSAWAGWYRNWPS from the coding sequence ATGAGCACCGGCGACACGCTCGACAAGCTGGTGGTGTTCCTGGCGAAGCGCGATGGCATCGATAAGCTGGTGAAGACGTTCCAGTACGTGTCCAAGCTGGCGCACTGGGGCGCCGAGTCCTCCTCCCTCCCGGAGCTCGCCCAGCGCGCCAAGAGCTGGGAGACGGCGTCCGGGCTGAGCCGCAAGGCGTTCCGGTCGGGCCGGTTCCTAACTGGGTTCAACGCGCTGCGCCGgggcccgccgccgccgggggaTGAGTTCGGCGCGCTCGCCGTGCTGGCCAACGCCGGCGAGATGGTCTACTTCTTCTTCGACCACTTCGCGTGGCTGTCCCGCGTGGGCGTCCTCGAGCCCTGGCTGGCGCGCCGGGCCAGCTACGTGTCGTCCTTCGGCGAGGCCGTCGGCTACGTGTTCTTCGTCGCCATGGACCTCATCATGATCAGGCGGGGCCTGCGGCGGGAGAGGAAGCTGCTGAGGGAGAGGGACGGCGGCGGCAGGGACGCGGAGAAGGAGGTGCGGAAGATCCGGACGGACAGGGTGATGCGGCTCATGGCGACGGCGGCCAACGTCGCCGACCTCGTCATCGCCGTCGCGGAAACCGATCCCAACCCGTTCTGCAACCACGCCGTCACGCTGGGGATTAGCGGCCTCGTGTCAGCGTGGGCCGGGTGGTACAGAAACTGGCCCTCGTGA
- the LOC136494295 gene encoding probable aspartyl protease At4g16563, whose amino-acid sequence MRLLCCLAALLVLALQHQCHGLLLLPLTNTLLSSLRGANDTATPVHHLLRSSSLRSAARHGRHRARRSPPPPHGGRHRQLSLPLSPGSDYTLSLSVGPASAAAPVSLFLDTGSDLVWFPCAPFTCMLCEGKATPSPGHSRPPLPPPPDSRRVPCASPLCSAAHASAPPSDLCAAAGCPLEDIETGSCRGASHACPPLYYAYGDGSLVAHLRRGRVGLGARASSVAVDNFTFACAHTALAEPVGVAGFGRGPLSLPGQLAPQLSGRFSYCLVSHSFRADRLIRPSPLILGRSPDAAAAEADGFVYTPLLHNPKHPYFYSVALEAVSVGATRIQARPELARVDRAGNGGMVVDSGTTFTMLPNETYARVAEAFSRAMAAAGFARAERAEEQTGLTPCYRYAAASDRGVPPLALHFRGNATVALPRRNYFMGFKSEEAAGAERKDDVGCLMLMNGGDASGEEGDGPAGTLGNFQQQGFEVVYDVDAGRVGFARRRCTDLWDSLSRR is encoded by the coding sequence ATGCGTCTCCTCTGCTGCTTGGCCGCTCTCCTCGTCCTCGCTCTCCAACACCAATGCCACGGCCTACTACTCCTCCCGCTCACCAACACGCTGCTCTCCTCGCTTCGCGGGGCCAATGACACCGCCACGCCCGTGCACCACCTCCTCCGCTCCTCGTCGCTCCGCTCGGCCGCGCGCCACGGCCGGCACCGCGCGCGCAGGAGCCCGCCGCCGCCTCACGGCGGACGCCACCGCCAGCTCTCGCTCCCGCTCTCCCCGGGCAGCGACTACACGTTGTCCCTGTCCGTGGGGCCGGCGTCCGCAGCTGCGCCGGTGTCGCTCTTCCTCGACACCGGCAGCGACCTCGTGTGGTTCCCCTGCGCCCCCTTCACCTGCATGCTCTGCGAGGGCAAGGCCACGCCGTCGCCGGGCCACTCgaggccgccgctgccgccgccgccggactcCCGCCGCGTCCCCTGCGCGTCGCCGCTCTGCTCCGCGGCGCACGCCTCGGCGCCACCGTCGGACCTCTGCGCCGCGGCGGGGTGCCCGCTGGAGGACATCGAGACGGGCTCGTGCCGCGGCGCGTCCCACGCGTGCCCGCCGCTGTACTACGCGTACGGGGACGGCAGCCTCGTGGCGCACCTGAGGCGCGGCCGCGTCGGGCTGGGCGCGCGCGCGTCCAGCGTGGCCGTCGACAACTTCACCTTCGCCTGCGCGCACACGGCGCTGGCCGAGCCTGTCGGGGTTGCGGGGTTCGGCCGCGGCCCGCTCTCGCTGCCGGGCCAGCTCGCTCCGCAGCTCTCCGGCAGGTTCTCGTACTGCCTCGTGTCCCACTCCTTCCGCGCCGACCGGCTCATCCGGCCTAGCCCCCTCATCCTGGGCCGCAGCCCAGACGCCGCCGCAGCCGAGGCGGACGGCTTCGTGTACACGCCGCTGCTCCACAACCCGAAGCACCCGTACTTCTACTCGGTGGCGCTGGAGGCTGTCTCGGTAGGCGCGACGAGGATCCAGGCCCGGCCGGAGCTCGCGCGCGTGGACCGCGCCGGGAACGGCGGGATGGTGGTGGACTCGGGAACCACCTTCACCATGCTGCCCAACGAGACGTACGCGCGGGTGGCCGAGGCGTTCTCCCGCGCGATGGCCGCGGCGGGGTTCGCGCGCGCCGAGCGCGCCGAGGAACAGACGGGGCTCACGCCCTGCTACCGCTACGCCGCCGCGTCGGACCGCGGCGTGCCGCCGCTGGCGCTGCACTTCCGGGGCAATGCCACGGTGGCGCTGCCCCGGAGGAACTACTTCATGGGGTTCAAGAGCGAGGAGGCGGCAGGGGCGGAGAGGAAGGACGACGTGGGGTGCCTCATGCTGATGAACGGCGGGGACGCGTCCGGTGAGGAGGGTGATGGGCCCGCCGGCACGCTGGGCAACTTCCAGCAGCAGGGATTCGAGGTGGTGTACGACGTGGACGCCGGCCGCGTCGGGTTCGCACGCCGCCGGTGTACGGACCTGTGGGACTCGCTGTCTCGCCGGTGA
- the LOC136493264 gene encoding bifunctional adenosine 5'-phosphosulfate phosphorylase/adenylylsulfatase HINT4-like isoform X2 yields the protein MRKTFCFGGSRLARRMSERAPMVDGCVFCDIASRAPTSTTALLYSDDKVVAFRDINPSAFTHYLVIPIDHIPTVNSLHKTKDDHQLVSHMVKVGKDLLNQDAPNSEEHRFGFHQPPFNSVDHLHLHCLALPFIPSWRQVKYTPLGPLGGFIEAEKLLERIKPEAEVYS from the exons ATGAGGAAGACCTTCTGCTTCGGGGGCAGCCGCTTGGCCAGGAGGATGTCGGAGCGGGCGCCAATGGTCGACGGGTGCGTTTTCTGCGACATCGCCAGCCGCGCCCCCACCTCCACCACCGCTCTCCTCTACTCC GATGACAAGGTCGTGGCGTTCCGCGACATCAACCCGTCGGCGTTCAC GCACTATCTTGTCATACCCATTGATCATATACCAACTGTAAATAGCCTCCACAAAACCAAAGATGATCACCAGTTAG TCAGCCACATGGTGAAGGTGGGGAAAGACTTGCTCAATCAAGATGCTCCCAATTCTGAGGAACACAG GTTTGGGTTCCATCAGCCCCCATTTAATAGTGTTGATCACCTTCATCTTCATTGCCTGGCACTGCCATTTATCCCCAG TTGGAGGCAAGTAAAATATACCCCTCTGGGACCTTTAGGGGGGTTTATAGAAGCTGAAAAGCTATTGGAAAGAATAAAACCAGAAGCAGAAGTATACAGTTAG
- the LOC136493264 gene encoding bifunctional adenosine 5'-phosphosulfate phosphorylase/adenylylsulfatase HINT4-like isoform X1 — MRKTFCFGGSRLARRMSERAPMVDGCVFCDIASRAPTSTTALLYSVPYRCPHDDKVVAFRDINPSAFTHYLVIPIDHIPTVNSLHKTKDDHQLVSHMVKVGKDLLNQDAPNSEEHRFGFHQPPFNSVDHLHLHCLALPFIPSWRQVKYTPLGPLGGFIEAEKLLERIKPEAEVYS; from the exons ATGAGGAAGACCTTCTGCTTCGGGGGCAGCCGCTTGGCCAGGAGGATGTCGGAGCGGGCGCCAATGGTCGACGGGTGCGTTTTCTGCGACATCGCCAGCCGCGCCCCCACCTCCACCACCGCTCTCCTCTACTCCGTTCCGTACCGCTGTCCCCAT GATGACAAGGTCGTGGCGTTCCGCGACATCAACCCGTCGGCGTTCAC GCACTATCTTGTCATACCCATTGATCATATACCAACTGTAAATAGCCTCCACAAAACCAAAGATGATCACCAGTTAG TCAGCCACATGGTGAAGGTGGGGAAAGACTTGCTCAATCAAGATGCTCCCAATTCTGAGGAACACAG GTTTGGGTTCCATCAGCCCCCATTTAATAGTGTTGATCACCTTCATCTTCATTGCCTGGCACTGCCATTTATCCCCAG TTGGAGGCAAGTAAAATATACCCCTCTGGGACCTTTAGGGGGGTTTATAGAAGCTGAAAAGCTATTGGAAAGAATAAAACCAGAAGCAGAAGTATACAGTTAG